Proteins encoded within one genomic window of Mycolicibacterium monacense:
- the pheA gene encoding prephenate dehydratase, translated as MPRIAYLGPQGTFTESALLQMISGAMVPGGDADDTAVTPVPTDSTPAGLEAVRSGAADYACVPIENSIEGSVLPTLDSLAVGAPLQIFAELTLAVSFSIVVRPDHDGDVATVAAFPVAAAQVRRWLAEHLPAAQLVPSHSNAAAAADVAGGRADAGISTALAAERYGLRSLAAGVVDEPNARTRFVLVGRPAPPPARTGADRTSVALRLPNTPGALVAAMTELSIRDIDLTRIESRPTRTELGTYVFFLDCVGHLEDDAVAEALKALHRRCEDVRYLGSWPTGTAAGAPPPSSDEATRWLTRLREGLPTPPEGGR; from the coding sequence GTGCCGCGCATCGCCTATCTCGGCCCCCAGGGGACGTTCACCGAATCGGCGTTGCTGCAGATGATCTCCGGCGCGATGGTGCCGGGCGGGGATGCCGACGACACCGCGGTGACCCCCGTGCCGACCGACAGCACACCCGCCGGGCTCGAGGCGGTGCGATCCGGCGCGGCCGACTACGCCTGCGTCCCCATCGAGAACTCCATCGAGGGCTCGGTGTTGCCCACACTCGACAGCCTCGCGGTCGGAGCGCCGCTGCAGATCTTCGCCGAACTCACCCTCGCCGTGTCGTTCAGCATCGTGGTGCGCCCCGATCACGACGGTGACGTCGCAACCGTCGCCGCGTTCCCGGTGGCCGCCGCGCAGGTGCGGCGCTGGCTGGCCGAACACCTACCGGCCGCGCAACTCGTGCCCTCGCACTCCAACGCCGCCGCGGCGGCCGACGTGGCAGGCGGTCGCGCCGACGCCGGAATCAGCACGGCACTGGCCGCCGAACGCTACGGGCTGCGCAGCCTGGCCGCGGGCGTCGTCGACGAACCGAACGCCCGCACCCGGTTCGTCCTCGTGGGGCGGCCCGCCCCGCCACCGGCCCGCACCGGCGCCGACCGCACCTCGGTCGCCCTGCGCCTGCCGAACACCCCCGGTGCGCTGGTGGCGGCGATGACCGAACTGTCGATCCGCGACATCGACCTCACCCGCATCGAGTCCCGGCCCACCCGCACCGAACTCGGCACCTACGTGTTCTTCCTCGACTGTGTCGGTCATCTCGAAGACGACGCCGTCGCCGAGGCACTCAAAGCGCTCCACCGTCGTTGTGAAGATGTGCGATATCTGGGTTCCTGGCCGACTGGGACGGCCGCCGGCGCGCCGCCGCCGAGCAGTGACGAGGCGACTCGCTGGCTGACACGACTCCGTGAAGGACTGCCGACACCACCGGAGGGCGGCAGGTGA
- a CDS encoding histidine phosphatase family protein, with protein sequence MSGRLVLVRHGQSHANVERRLDTRPPGEALTDLGREQARTFARGLVRPPGLLAHSLARRAAQTAAEIAAAATLDPLEFDGLHEVQVGELENRSDDEAITEFESIYERWQRGDLRVPMPGGETGDEVLDRYVPVLTQLRMRYLDVDTWHDDIVVVSHGAAIRLVSAVLAGVDGSFALDNHLANTESVVLRPVTDGRWSCVQWGSRTPPFYPEPDADPVRDALESVDPMG encoded by the coding sequence GTGAGCGGCAGGCTGGTACTCGTGCGGCACGGGCAGTCGCACGCCAACGTCGAACGGCGGCTCGACACCCGCCCGCCCGGCGAGGCGCTGACCGACCTCGGTCGCGAACAGGCCCGCACATTCGCGCGCGGGCTGGTGCGGCCGCCGGGGCTGCTCGCGCACTCGCTGGCGCGCCGCGCGGCCCAGACCGCCGCCGAGATCGCCGCGGCCGCGACGCTCGACCCGCTCGAATTCGACGGTCTGCACGAGGTGCAGGTCGGTGAGCTGGAGAACCGCTCCGACGACGAGGCCATCACCGAGTTCGAGTCGATCTACGAACGGTGGCAGCGCGGCGACCTCCGCGTGCCGATGCCCGGCGGGGAGACCGGCGACGAGGTGCTCGACCGTTACGTGCCGGTGCTGACGCAGCTGCGGATGCGTTACCTCGACGTCGACACCTGGCACGACGACATCGTGGTGGTCAGCCACGGCGCCGCGATCCGGCTGGTGTCGGCCGTGCTGGCCGGTGTCGACGGCAGTTTCGCCCTCGACAACCACCTGGCCAACACCGAGTCGGTGGTGCTCAGGCCCGTCACCGACGGGCGCTGGAGCTGCGTGCAGTGGGGCAGCCGGACGCCGCCGTTCTACCCCGAACCCGATGCCGATCCGGTGCGCGATGCGCTGGAGTCGGTCGATCCGATGGGCTGA
- a CDS encoding metallopeptidase family protein, translating to MAVRMSAQRFDELVSDALDLIPPKLAAAIDNVVVLVEDRHPEEPQLLGLYEGIALTERDTTYAGALPDTITIYRAALLDICDSDEDVVEEVAITVIHEIAHHFGIDDDRLHELGWA from the coding sequence GTGGCCGTACGCATGAGCGCGCAAAGGTTCGACGAACTGGTCTCCGATGCGCTCGACCTCATCCCGCCCAAGTTGGCCGCCGCGATCGACAACGTCGTGGTGCTCGTCGAGGACCGCCATCCCGAGGAGCCCCAACTGCTCGGGCTCTACGAGGGCATCGCACTGACCGAACGCGACACCACCTACGCCGGCGCGCTGCCCGACACGATCACGATCTACCGTGCCGCGCTGCTCGACATCTGCGACAGCGACGAGGACGTGGTCGAGGAGGTGGCGATCACCGTGATCCATGAGATCGCGCACCATTTCGGGATCGACGACGACCGGTTGCACGAACTCGGCTGGGCGTGA
- a CDS encoding septum formation family protein — protein MERMLEAPERDRPAGDARDKAPWWHSLQATPTRRALLLTALGGLLIAGFVTALPRSEGTNGPGLSASAITLGPRGNDTFNHAKAGDCLNWPERNPDGAQIVDCKDEHRFEVAESVDMRTFPGSEYGPDAEPPSPARIQQISQEQCQAAVRRYLGPRFDPNSRFTISMMWSGDKAWRQAGERRMLCGLQLPGPNNQQLAFTGKVAEIDQSKVWPAGTCLGIDPATNQPTDIPVDCAAPHAMEVTGAVNLKEKFPGALPPEPEQDTFIKDACTRMTDAYLAPIKLRNTTLTLIYSTISLPSWAAGSHQVSCSIGATLGNGGWSTLLNSAKGPLQINGQPPVPPPDIPEERLNLPPIPMPDDVDSSSQQSEPDYSQTEQTQQTQTEQTQHGPQPAAAPPSEAPAPPPGDGNTFLNGPPPPPGAPAPPPPAPEAAPPPPPAPALPPPPPPAPAPPVEPVPPPPPPPPGP, from the coding sequence ATGGAGCGGATGTTGGAGGCACCAGAACGCGACCGCCCCGCGGGCGACGCACGCGACAAGGCGCCGTGGTGGCACAGCCTGCAGGCCACGCCGACCCGGCGCGCGCTGCTGCTGACCGCGCTCGGCGGGCTGCTCATCGCCGGTTTCGTCACCGCCCTGCCGCGCAGCGAGGGGACCAACGGCCCCGGCCTGAGCGCGAGCGCGATCACGCTCGGCCCCCGCGGCAACGACACGTTCAACCACGCCAAGGCCGGGGACTGCCTGAACTGGCCCGAACGCAACCCCGACGGGGCGCAGATCGTCGACTGCAAGGACGAGCACCGCTTCGAGGTCGCCGAATCGGTCGACATGCGCACCTTCCCCGGCAGCGAGTACGGCCCCGACGCCGAACCCCCGTCCCCGGCGCGCATCCAGCAGATCAGCCAGGAGCAGTGCCAGGCCGCGGTGCGCCGGTACCTCGGCCCGCGATTCGATCCGAACAGCCGCTTCACCATCAGCATGATGTGGTCCGGTGACAAGGCGTGGCGCCAGGCCGGCGAGCGCCGGATGCTGTGCGGCCTGCAGCTGCCGGGTCCGAACAACCAGCAGCTGGCGTTCACGGGCAAGGTCGCCGAGATCGACCAGTCGAAGGTGTGGCCCGCGGGCACCTGCCTCGGGATCGACCCGGCCACCAACCAACCCACCGACATCCCGGTCGACTGCGCGGCCCCGCACGCCATGGAGGTCACCGGCGCGGTCAACCTCAAGGAGAAGTTCCCGGGCGCACTACCGCCGGAACCCGAGCAGGACACGTTCATCAAGGATGCGTGCACGCGGATGACCGATGCCTACCTGGCGCCGATCAAGCTCCGCAACACGACCCTGACCCTGATCTACAGCACGATCTCGCTGCCGAGCTGGGCCGCGGGCAGCCACCAGGTGTCGTGCAGTATCGGCGCGACGCTCGGCAACGGCGGCTGGTCGACGCTGCTCAACAGCGCGAAGGGTCCGCTGCAGATCAACGGGCAGCCGCCGGTGCCGCCGCCGGACATCCCCGAGGAACGGCTGAATTTGCCGCCGATCCCGATGCCCGACGATGTGGACTCGTCGTCACAGCAGAGCGAGCCGGACTACAGCCAGACCGAGCAGACGCAGCAGACCCAGACCGAGCAGACCCAGCACGGTCCGCAACCGGCGGCCGCACCCCCCAGCGAGGCACCGGCCCCGCCGCCCGGCGACGGCAACACCTTCCTCAACGGCCCGCCGCCCCCGCCGGGCGCACCCGCGCCACCGCCGCCGGCCCCGGAGGCCGCGCCGCCACCACCCCCCGCGCCGGCGCTGCCACCGCCACCACCGCCGGCTCCGGCCCCGCCGGTCGAACCGGTTCCCCCGCCGCCGCCTCCGCCGCCGGGACCGTAA
- the serS gene encoding serine--tRNA ligase, translating into MIDLKFLRENPDAVRASQRSRGEDPALVDALLDADAARRAAVSAADNLRAEQKAASKKVGKASPEERPALLTRAKELAEQVKAAEAAQADADRTFTAAHMAISNVVIEGVPAGGEDCFAVLDVVGEPRAIDDPKDHLELGEALGLIDMERGAKVAGSRFYFLTGRGALLQLGLMQLAVRLATDNGFTLVIPPVLVRPEVMAGTGFLGAHADEVYRLESDDMYLVGTSEVPLAGYHADEIIDLSAGPRRYAGWSSCFRREAGSYGKDTRGIIRVHQFDKVEGFIYCKPEDAAAEHDRLLGWQREMLALIEVPYRVIDVAAGDLGSSAARKYDCEAWVPTQQTYRELTSTSNCTTFQARRLSTRYRDENGKPQIAATLNGTLATTRWLVAILENHQQPDGSVRVPAALVPFVGTEVLEP; encoded by the coding sequence GTGATCGACCTCAAATTCCTGCGCGAGAACCCCGACGCCGTACGCGCCTCACAACGATCGCGCGGGGAGGATCCCGCACTCGTCGACGCCCTGCTCGACGCCGACGCGGCCCGGCGCGCCGCGGTGTCGGCCGCCGACAACCTGCGCGCCGAACAGAAGGCGGCCAGCAAGAAGGTCGGCAAGGCCTCGCCGGAGGAACGGCCCGCGCTGCTCACCCGGGCCAAGGAACTCGCCGAACAGGTCAAGGCCGCCGAAGCCGCGCAGGCCGACGCCGACCGCACGTTCACCGCCGCGCACATGGCGATCTCGAACGTGGTCATCGAGGGGGTGCCCGCGGGCGGCGAGGACTGCTTCGCCGTGCTCGACGTCGTCGGTGAGCCGCGGGCAATCGACGACCCGAAGGACCACCTCGAACTCGGCGAAGCGCTCGGGCTGATCGACATGGAGCGCGGCGCGAAGGTGGCCGGATCGCGGTTCTACTTCCTCACCGGACGCGGCGCGCTGCTGCAACTGGGCCTCATGCAACTGGCGGTGCGCTTGGCCACCGACAACGGGTTCACCCTCGTCATCCCGCCGGTGCTGGTGCGCCCGGAGGTGATGGCGGGCACCGGGTTCCTCGGGGCGCACGCCGACGAGGTGTACCGGCTGGAATCCGACGACATGTACCTGGTCGGCACCTCGGAGGTCCCGCTGGCCGGCTACCACGCCGACGAGATCATCGACCTGTCCGCGGGCCCGCGCCGCTACGCCGGGTGGTCGTCGTGCTTCCGCCGGGAGGCAGGCAGTTACGGCAAGGACACCCGCGGCATCATCCGCGTGCACCAGTTCGACAAGGTCGAGGGCTTCATCTACTGCAAACCCGAAGATGCTGCCGCCGAACATGATCGTCTGCTCGGCTGGCAGCGCGAGATGCTCGCCCTCATCGAGGTGCCGTACCGCGTGATCGACGTGGCCGCAGGGGATCTCGGATCGTCGGCCGCCCGCAAGTACGACTGTGAGGCGTGGGTGCCGACACAGCAGACCTACCGCGAGCTGACCTCCACCTCGAACTGCACGACGTTCCAGGCCAGGCGGCTGTCGACCCGCTACCGCGACGAGAACGGCAAACCGCAGATCGCCGCCACCCTGAACGGGACGCTGGCCACCACCCGCTGGCTCGTCGCGATCCTGGAGAACCACCAGCAGCCCGACGGCAGCGTGCGGGTACCCGCGGCCCTGGTGCCGTTCGTCGGGACGGAGGTGCTCGAACCGTGA
- a CDS encoding DUF5718 family protein: MDMRLDELRSWFGFGVAGNFAGHLEQAGEAADFVNVEVGTDAGDPAPKGIFPWYAPGVDGQLGEFPLSHDRIVLPDSAEPLNLQIEPEVGLACRVVWYGDTVVRLDPFALGAFNDCSIRRPGAAKISDKKNWGASSKGVAPQFFDIGDLTPDGPTATLRLVCFLRDRDGHEHAYGVDSPLLGYSYYGEVLLDWVVERLANQKGSADTPLEDVGALMAAAGHPEHVLIGIGATRYTELGESTFLQPGDEAVVRVYDTESDEFSELRQTVVTR; this comes from the coding sequence ATGGATATGCGACTCGACGAGCTGCGCTCGTGGTTCGGGTTCGGGGTGGCGGGCAATTTCGCCGGACACCTCGAACAGGCCGGTGAGGCCGCCGATTTCGTCAACGTCGAGGTCGGAACGGATGCGGGCGATCCAGCGCCCAAGGGCATCTTCCCGTGGTACGCGCCAGGCGTCGACGGACAGCTGGGCGAGTTCCCGCTCTCGCACGACCGCATCGTGCTGCCCGACAGTGCCGAGCCGCTCAATCTGCAGATCGAACCCGAGGTGGGGCTGGCGTGCCGGGTGGTGTGGTACGGCGACACCGTCGTGCGACTCGACCCGTTCGCGCTCGGCGCGTTCAACGACTGCTCGATCCGCCGGCCCGGTGCCGCCAAGATCAGCGACAAGAAGAACTGGGGCGCATCGTCGAAAGGGGTTGCGCCGCAGTTCTTCGACATCGGCGACCTCACCCCGGACGGCCCCACCGCCACGCTGCGGCTGGTGTGCTTCCTGCGGGACCGCGACGGCCACGAACACGCCTACGGCGTGGACAGCCCGCTGCTCGGCTACTCCTACTACGGCGAGGTGCTGCTGGACTGGGTGGTCGAACGGCTGGCGAACCAGAAGGGTTCCGCCGACACCCCGTTGGAGGACGTGGGGGCACTGATGGCCGCCGCGGGCCACCCCGAACACGTGCTGATCGGGATCGGCGCCACGCGCTACACCGAACTGGGCGAGTCGACCTTCCTGCAGCCCGGCGACGAGGCCGTCGTCCGGGTCTACGACACCGAATCCGACGAGTTCTCCGAACTGCGGCAGACCGTCGTCACGCGCTGA
- a CDS encoding MBL fold metallo-hydrolase: MQVTSVGHAGFRIDTKAGSILCDPWVNPAYFASWVPFPDNTGLDWDALGDVDYLYVSHLHKDHFDPKNLRDHVNKDAVVLLPDYPVPDLRRELETLGFHRFFETTNSVKHRVSGPKGDLDVMIIALRAPADGPIGDSGLVVDDGDTVAFNMNDARPVDLDVLAADFGRVDVHMLQFSGAIWYPMVYDMPARAKEAFGTQKRQRQMDRCRQYIAQVGATWVIPSAGPPCFLDPELRHLNDDHGDPSNIFPDQMVFLDQMRRHGHDGGLLMIPGSTAEFTGSVLDSLTHPLPDDEVEAIFTTGKADYLEAFAQRMAPVLAAEKATWAPAHGDPLLEPLRAKFEPIMVQSDQICDGIGYPVELRLGAETVVLDFPKRVVREPIPDEKFRYGFEIAPELVRTVLRDGEPDWVNTIFLSTRFRAWRVGGYNEYLYTFFKCLTDERVAYADGWFAEAHDDSASITMGGYEFQRRCPHLKADLSKFGVVEGNTLTCNLHGWQWNLENGRCLTTKGHELRTGPL, from the coding sequence GTGCAGGTCACCAGCGTCGGACACGCCGGCTTCCGGATCGACACCAAGGCGGGCAGCATCCTGTGCGACCCGTGGGTCAACCCGGCCTACTTCGCCTCGTGGGTCCCGTTCCCCGACAACACCGGACTCGACTGGGACGCGCTCGGCGACGTCGACTACCTCTACGTCTCCCATCTGCACAAGGACCACTTCGACCCGAAGAACCTGCGCGACCACGTCAACAAGGACGCGGTCGTGCTGCTGCCCGACTACCCGGTGCCGGATCTGCGCCGCGAACTCGAGACACTGGGTTTCCACCGGTTCTTCGAGACGACCAATTCGGTCAAACACCGCGTCAGCGGCCCCAAGGGCGACCTCGACGTGATGATCATCGCGCTGCGGGCACCGGCCGACGGGCCGATCGGGGACTCCGGTCTGGTGGTCGACGACGGTGACACCGTCGCGTTCAACATGAACGATGCGCGGCCCGTCGATCTGGATGTGCTGGCCGCCGACTTCGGCCGCGTCGACGTGCACATGCTGCAGTTCTCGGGCGCGATCTGGTACCCGATGGTCTACGACATGCCCGCCCGCGCGAAGGAGGCGTTCGGCACCCAGAAGCGGCAGCGCCAGATGGACCGGTGCCGCCAGTACATCGCGCAGGTCGGGGCCACCTGGGTGATCCCGTCGGCCGGCCCGCCGTGCTTCCTGGACCCCGAACTGCGCCACCTCAACGACGACCACGGCGACCCGTCGAACATCTTCCCCGACCAGATGGTGTTCCTCGACCAGATGCGCAGGCACGGCCACGACGGCGGCCTGCTGATGATCCCGGGGTCAACCGCGGAATTCACCGGCTCCGTACTCGATTCGCTGACCCACCCGCTGCCCGACGACGAGGTGGAGGCGATCTTCACCACCGGCAAGGCGGACTACCTCGAGGCCTTCGCCCAGCGGATGGCGCCGGTCCTGGCGGCCGAGAAGGCGACGTGGGCGCCGGCCCACGGCGACCCGCTGCTCGAACCCCTGCGGGCGAAGTTCGAACCGATCATGGTGCAGAGCGACCAGATCTGCGACGGCATCGGCTACCCCGTCGAGCTGCGCCTGGGCGCCGAGACGGTGGTACTGGATTTCCCGAAACGTGTTGTGCGCGAACCTATTCCGGACGAGAAGTTTCGCTACGGATTCGAGATCGCCCCCGAGTTGGTGCGCACCGTGCTCCGCGACGGAGAACCGGACTGGGTGAACACCATCTTCCTGTCCACCCGTTTCCGCGCCTGGCGGGTCGGCGGTTACAACGAGTACCTGTACACGTTCTTCAAATGCCTCACCGACGAACGTGTGGCGTACGCCGACGGGTGGTTCGCCGAGGCGCACGACGATTCTGCGTCGATCACGATGGGCGGGTACGAGTTCCAGCGACGCTGCCCGCACCTCAAGGCCGATCTGTCGAAGTTCGGTGTGGTCGAGGGCAACACCTTGACCTGCAACCTGCACGGCTGGCAATGGAATCTGGAGAACGGACGATGCCTGACGACCAAGGGTCACGAACTTCGGACCGGACCGCTGTGA
- a CDS encoding lysophospholipid acyltransferase family protein codes for MEPVYGTVIQLARLTWRMQGLKFTVTGVENLPKTGGAVIAINHTSYFDFTFAGLPAYRQGLGRKVRFMAKKEVFDHRITGPIMRSLRHIEVDRESGAASFEHAVQALRAGELVGVYPEATISRSFEIKEFKSGAARMAIAAQVPIVPHIVWGAQRIWTKGHPKKLARPKVPISIAVGEPIEPTLPAPELSALLHHRMQHLLERVQDEYGPHPQGEFWVPHRLGGGAPTLAEANRMDMEEAAEKAARRAERSGPGGAPE; via the coding sequence GTGGAACCGGTATACGGAACAGTCATCCAGCTCGCGCGGCTGACGTGGCGCATGCAGGGGCTGAAGTTCACCGTCACCGGCGTCGAGAACCTGCCGAAGACCGGCGGCGCGGTGATCGCGATCAACCACACCAGCTATTTCGACTTCACCTTCGCCGGTTTGCCGGCCTACCGGCAGGGTCTGGGCCGCAAGGTCCGGTTCATGGCGAAGAAGGAAGTGTTCGACCACAGGATCACCGGACCGATCATGCGCAGCCTGCGCCACATCGAGGTGGACCGCGAGAGCGGCGCCGCCTCGTTCGAGCATGCGGTCCAGGCGCTGCGCGCCGGTGAGCTGGTCGGCGTGTATCCCGAGGCGACGATCAGCCGCAGCTTCGAGATCAAGGAGTTCAAGTCCGGCGCGGCGCGCATGGCGATCGCCGCCCAGGTGCCGATCGTTCCGCACATCGTGTGGGGTGCGCAGCGGATCTGGACCAAGGGACACCCCAAGAAGCTGGCCCGCCCGAAGGTGCCGATCTCCATCGCCGTCGGCGAACCGATCGAGCCCACGCTGCCCGCACCGGAGTTGTCGGCGCTGCTGCACCACCGGATGCAGCATCTGCTCGAACGCGTGCAGGACGAGTACGGCCCGCACCCGCAGGGCGAGTTCTGGGTGCCGCACCGGCTCGGTGGCGGCGCCCCGACGCTGGCCGAGGCCAACCGGATGGACATGGAGGAAGCGGCGGAGAAGGCGGCCCGCCGCGCCGAGCGGTCCGGGCCCGGCGGGGCGCCGGAGTAG
- a CDS encoding lysophospholipid acyltransferase family protein: protein MEPVFRTLEIAAEAATRVTGTRITYHGLDNIPARGGAVVAINHTGYIDFLPAALAAKRRRRRMRFMIKAEMEQVKIVGYLIRHTGTIPVDRRAGAGAYAVAVQALRAGELVGVYPEATISRSFELKEFKTGAGRMAIEADVPILPLIVWGAHRLWTKDHPRALGRNRIPVTVVVGEPIPPAGPVSELSTTLRASMNALLERAQADYPAPAGQYWVPRRLGGGAPTLEEARRLEEVELAERARKRAEGRR from the coding sequence GTGGAGCCCGTCTTTCGCACGCTGGAGATCGCCGCGGAGGCGGCGACCAGGGTCACCGGGACACGGATCACCTATCACGGACTCGACAACATCCCCGCTCGCGGCGGGGCCGTCGTGGCCATCAACCACACCGGCTACATCGACTTCCTGCCCGCGGCGCTCGCGGCCAAACGCCGCAGGCGGCGCATGCGGTTCATGATCAAAGCGGAGATGGAGCAGGTCAAGATCGTCGGCTACCTGATCAGGCACACCGGCACCATCCCCGTCGACCGGCGTGCGGGTGCGGGGGCCTACGCCGTCGCGGTCCAGGCGCTGCGCGCCGGAGAACTGGTCGGCGTGTATCCCGAGGCGACGATCAGCCGCAGCTTCGAACTCAAGGAGTTCAAGACCGGTGCGGGACGCATGGCGATCGAGGCCGACGTGCCGATCCTGCCGCTGATCGTCTGGGGTGCGCACCGCCTGTGGACCAAGGACCACCCCCGCGCGCTGGGCCGCAACCGGATCCCGGTCACCGTGGTGGTGGGGGAGCCGATCCCCCCGGCCGGGCCGGTGTCCGAACTGAGCACCACACTGCGCGCATCGATGAACGCGCTGCTGGAGCGGGCGCAGGCGGACTACCCCGCGCCGGCCGGCCAGTACTGGGTGCCGCGCAGGCTGGGAGGCGGCGCGCCGACGCTCGAGGAAGCCAGACGTCTCGAAGAGGTCGAGTTGGCGGAACGCGCCCGGAAGCGGGCGGAAGGAAGACGATGA
- a CDS encoding Cof-type HAD-IIB family hydrolase has protein sequence MTLPAMIATDVDGTLLDDDEKVSPRTRAAVHAAVDAGVHFVLATGRPPRWVAPVVDGLGLAPMAVCANGAVIYDPAADRIVSARTLSIDALAELADIAARVLPGSGLAVERVGRSAHDAATPQFVSSPGYEHAWLNPDNTEVSLDDLLSAPAVKLLIRKSGASSAEMAAELAKHITVEGDITYSTNNGLIEVMPSGISKASGIRELAGPLGLVAGDVVTFGDMPNDVPMLRWAGHGVAMGNAHPEAVSAADEVTSRNTDDGVARVLERWWM, from the coding sequence ATGACACTGCCCGCGATGATCGCCACCGATGTGGACGGCACGCTGCTCGACGACGACGAGAAGGTCTCGCCGCGCACCCGCGCGGCCGTCCACGCCGCCGTCGACGCAGGCGTGCACTTCGTGCTCGCGACGGGACGCCCACCCCGCTGGGTGGCGCCGGTGGTCGACGGGCTCGGCCTGGCGCCGATGGCGGTGTGCGCCAACGGCGCGGTGATCTACGACCCGGCCGCCGACCGCATCGTGTCCGCGCGCACCCTGTCCATCGACGCGCTGGCCGAACTGGCCGATATCGCCGCCCGGGTCCTTCCGGGTTCCGGTCTGGCCGTCGAGCGGGTCGGCCGCTCCGCCCACGACGCGGCGACCCCGCAGTTCGTCAGCTCACCCGGCTACGAACACGCCTGGCTGAACCCGGACAACACCGAGGTCTCGCTCGACGATCTGCTCAGCGCCCCCGCGGTCAAGCTGCTCATCCGCAAGTCGGGGGCGAGCAGTGCCGAGATGGCCGCCGAACTCGCCAAGCACATCACCGTCGAGGGAGACATCACCTATTCGACGAACAACGGGCTGATCGAGGTCATGCCGTCGGGCATCAGCAAGGCCAGCGGTATCCGCGAGCTCGCGGGTCCGCTCGGGTTGGTCGCCGGCGACGTGGTGACGTTCGGCGACATGCCCAACGACGTGCCGATGCTGCGCTGGGCCGGTCACGGTGTGGCGATGGGCAACGCGCACCCGGAGGCGGTGTCGGCCGCAGACGAGGTCACCTCCCGCAACACCGACGACGGGGTCGCCCGCGTCCTCGAACGCTGGTGGATGTAG